The following are from one region of the Deltaproteobacteria bacterium genome:
- a CDS encoding LamG domain-containing protein, whose product MTTRRLLLTAFVLTLLVLPRSLLAAICSTMPNNPWGANTGWWTADSISASNGGTMTTWADSSGSLNTATVVGRTPPTYQTAVINGLPVVRFDVHGGGAFDLALPRSTQTFTFIAVVRPADLSQTMSILADSYDGRDFSIAPGGTQLLSRTFLQGLGSSATAIATTAFHVVTVTYDGTTVRFYLDGAADGINTSVRTFSHTETAHLGYANIATSHFFRGDIAQAVQWDTVLSDADRCAAIGCLGSEYGITINRASCPATPTPTNTPTGTLTPSNTSTPTPTRTPTATPRPTWTQPLYFSTFNHGDPNDLYIYETTDATNFTLPAGCSAPIAKFPGPGGVGTSLSTIADSLMHYNGKYWVAFEYNSLLACENVFGIMNASISLRTGPVGSQVTAERRDRSSCASALRSGESSST is encoded by the coding sequence TGCTCACTGCCTTCGTGCTGACGCTGCTGGTTCTGCCCCGCAGCCTGCTTGCGGCCATCTGTTCGACGATGCCGAACAATCCTTGGGGTGCCAACACTGGCTGGTGGACCGCCGATTCGATCAGCGCCAGCAACGGCGGCACGATGACAACATGGGCCGACAGCAGCGGCAGCCTCAACACAGCGACCGTGGTCGGCCGCACGCCTCCGACCTACCAGACCGCCGTTATCAACGGTCTGCCGGTCGTGCGCTTTGATGTCCACGGTGGTGGCGCCTTTGACCTCGCGCTTCCGCGGTCGACGCAGACCTTTACGTTCATTGCGGTCGTGCGGCCCGCGGACCTGAGCCAGACCATGTCGATCCTTGCCGACTCCTACGACGGCCGCGACTTCAGCATCGCTCCGGGGGGAACGCAGTTACTGTCTCGAACATTCTTGCAAGGTCTCGGTTCGAGTGCCACGGCGATTGCCACCACGGCCTTTCATGTTGTGACCGTGACCTACGACGGAACCACCGTCAGATTCTACCTCGACGGTGCCGCTGACGGGATCAACACCAGCGTCCGAACCTTTTCGCATACCGAGACCGCTCATCTGGGATACGCCAACATCGCGACCTCGCATTTTTTCAGGGGGGACATTGCGCAAGCTGTCCAGTGGGACACGGTGCTATCTGACGCGGATCGGTGCGCGGCGATTGGCTGCCTTGGTTCGGAGTACGGCATCACGATCAACAGGGCTTCTTGCCCCGCGACGCCGACGCCGACGAACACCCCAACGGGCACGCTGACACCTTCAAACACGTCAACGCCAACGCCGACTCGAACCCCGACCGCTACTCCCCGGCCAACCTGGACCCAACCGCTCTACTTCTCTACGTTCAACCACGGCGACCCCAACGATCTCTACATCTACGAAACCACCGATGCGACGAACTTCACGCTGCCCGCGGGATGCTCTGCTCCAATCGCAAAGTTTCCCGGTCCGGGAGGCGTCGGTACGTCATTGAGTACGATCGCCGACTCGCTCATGCACTACAATGGCAAATACTGGGTCGCGTTCGAGTACAACTCCTTGCTTGCCTGCGAAAACGTCTTCGGAATTATGAACGCCAGCATCAGTCTGCGGACTGGGCCGGTTGGATCGCAAGTAACAGCGGAGCGGAGGGACCGGTCCTCTTGCGCGTCAGCCCTTCGAAGTGGCGAATCTTCCTCGACGTGA